From a region of the Enterobacter sp. JBIWA008 genome:
- a CDS encoding sensor histidine kinase, whose translation MKVSFQIKLFISLVVFFSVLFALLGRYYYADVGKQLYQEMSTRAKIQAEEIALIPTLRNEVEQKNINAIHDFMQKISAHSDASFIVIGDNKGRHLFHSVFADRVGTTLVGGDNEAVLQGKSTTTIRKGGLGISLRSKAPIFNAAGQVVGIVSVGYLTSYLDTITVSKVVNILIAAVLLLIALFIFSWFFTRSIKKQIFSLEPREIGLLVRQQKAMMESIYEGVIAIDDRRRIEVINQAARKLLGLSQPARELRGQLISKVIDPVPFFDTQTMLAKDTHDEICRFNDLTVIASRVHIMLEGSLQGWVITFRDRNEIDSLSAQLSQVKRYVDNLRIMRHEQLNRMTTLSGLLHMGRYEEAIGYIQAQSEHAQELLDFISSRFSSPTLCGLLLGKAARAREKGVELCFDPACQLDRPFLPLGEQELISIIGNLLDNAIEATQRLPLPHAPVEVLIKLSDQELIIEVADQGVGITPEIRDRIFERGITTKTRGDHGIGLYLIESYVTQAGGAIEVADNTPRGAIFSLFIPATGIARQLEDTDYAT comes from the coding sequence ATGAAAGTCTCTTTCCAGATCAAGCTGTTTATTTCGCTGGTTGTCTTTTTCTCGGTACTTTTTGCGCTGCTGGGCAGATATTATTATGCTGATGTCGGGAAACAGCTTTATCAGGAAATGAGTACGCGAGCAAAAATACAGGCTGAAGAGATTGCACTTATTCCGACACTGCGAAATGAAGTTGAACAAAAGAATATCAACGCCATCCATGATTTTATGCAGAAGATTTCTGCGCACAGTGACGCCAGCTTTATTGTGATTGGTGATAATAAAGGTCGGCATCTTTTTCACTCCGTCTTTGCCGACAGAGTGGGCACAACCCTGGTTGGCGGAGACAATGAAGCCGTATTGCAGGGTAAAAGCACCACCACCATCCGCAAAGGCGGGCTGGGCATTTCGCTGCGCAGTAAAGCCCCCATCTTCAACGCCGCCGGACAGGTGGTCGGCATCGTTTCGGTAGGCTATCTGACCAGCTACCTTGATACTATTACCGTCAGTAAAGTGGTCAATATCCTGATTGCCGCCGTGCTGCTGCTGATCGCTCTCTTTATCTTCTCCTGGTTCTTTACCCGCAGCATCAAGAAGCAGATCTTCTCCCTTGAGCCGCGAGAGATCGGCCTGCTGGTTCGCCAGCAGAAGGCGATGATGGAGTCTATTTATGAAGGGGTAATTGCCATTGACGATCGGCGGCGGATTGAAGTGATCAATCAGGCGGCGCGCAAGCTGCTGGGGCTGAGCCAGCCGGCCCGTGAACTGCGCGGACAGCTGATAAGCAAGGTGATTGATCCGGTCCCGTTCTTCGACACGCAGACGATGCTGGCGAAAGATACCCATGACGAGATTTGCCGTTTTAACGATCTCACGGTGATTGCCAGCCGGGTACACATCATGCTTGAGGGGTCGCTGCAGGGCTGGGTGATCACCTTCCGCGATCGCAACGAGATCGACTCCCTGAGCGCCCAGCTCAGCCAGGTAAAACGCTATGTCGATAACCTCCGTATTATGCGTCATGAGCAGCTAAACCGGATGACGACCCTGTCCGGCCTGCTGCATATGGGCCGCTATGAGGAAGCCATTGGCTACATTCAGGCGCAGTCGGAACATGCCCAGGAGCTGCTGGACTTTATCTCTTCGCGCTTCAGCTCCCCCACCCTGTGCGGCCTGCTGCTGGGGAAAGCCGCCCGCGCCCGGGAGAAAGGCGTCGAGCTGTGTTTCGACCCGGCCTGTCAGCTGGACAGACCGTTCCTGCCCCTTGGGGAGCAAGAGCTGATTTCGATTATTGGCAACCTGCTGGATAACGCCATCGAAGCGACACAGCGGTTACCGCTTCCCCATGCGCCGGTAGAAGTGCTGATAAAACTCAGCGACCAGGAGCTGATTATTGAAGTCGCTGACCAGGGCGTTGGCATTACACCGGAGATCCGTGACCGGATCTTTGAACGCGGCATCACCACCAAAACACGCGGCGATCATGGGATTGGCCTGTATCTAATCGAAAGCTATGTCACACAGGCTGGTGGCGCGATAGAAGTTGCCGATAATACGCCACGCGGCGCCATTTTCTCCTTGTTTATCCCGGCCACGGGAATTGCCCGGCAACTGGAAGACACCGACTATGCAACATGA
- a CDS encoding fumarylacetoacetate hydrolase family protein produces the protein MKLASFLYQGKRSYGIVQADGVVDLGRRLGDRYGDLKALLQGNGLADATRYLNDAVDIPLSAITFLPVIEQPEKILCVGMNYADKRKEFDQHNPAPTLFVRFADSQTGHNEPVLKPRHSCEFDYEGELAVIIGKGGENIRREDALSHVGGYSCYMDGSARDWQHTWFTAGKNWRQTGAFGPWMATADEIPDPHQLAIRTWLNGRMVQEDNTSSMIHKVAELIEYISTFTRLSPGDVIITGSPGGVGKKRNPPLFMQEGDRIEVEIENIGHLSNVIMEAPAQTLAEAH, from the coding sequence ATGAAACTCGCAAGTTTTCTGTATCAGGGTAAACGCAGCTACGGCATCGTGCAGGCCGACGGCGTGGTGGATTTAGGTCGCCGTCTGGGCGATCGCTACGGCGACCTCAAGGCGCTGTTGCAGGGTAACGGCCTGGCGGATGCCACGCGTTATCTCAACGACGCCGTGGATATCCCGCTGAGCGCCATCACCTTTTTACCGGTGATTGAGCAGCCGGAAAAAATCCTCTGCGTGGGCATGAACTACGCCGACAAACGTAAAGAGTTCGACCAGCATAATCCGGCCCCGACGCTGTTCGTTCGCTTCGCGGATTCACAGACCGGACACAACGAGCCGGTGCTCAAACCGCGCCACTCCTGCGAATTTGACTACGAAGGCGAGCTGGCGGTGATCATCGGTAAAGGCGGCGAGAACATCCGTCGTGAAGACGCCCTGAGTCACGTCGGCGGCTACAGCTGCTACATGGACGGTTCCGCCCGCGACTGGCAGCACACCTGGTTCACCGCCGGGAAAAACTGGCGGCAGACCGGGGCGTTCGGCCCGTGGATGGCGACCGCCGATGAGATCCCGGACCCGCACCAGCTGGCGATCCGCACCTGGCTCAATGGCCGCATGGTGCAGGAAGACAACACCAGCAGCATGATCCACAAGGTCGCGGAGCTGATCGAATATATCAGCACCTTCACACGCCTCAGCCCAGGCGACGTGATCATCACCGGCTCGCCGGGCGGCGTGGGCAAAAAACGTAACCCGCCGCTGTTTATGCAAGAGGGCGATCGCATTGAGGTCGAGATCGAAAACATCGGTCATCTGAGCAATGTGATCATGGAAGCACCGGCGCAAACCCTGGCGGAAGCGCACTGA
- the citC gene encoding [citrate (pro-3S)-lyase] ligase, with the protein MHSQLPIDFRQTIVAQHPERLSQIRYLLADSGLGLDNDITLFVEAWSGSQLVGCAGLAANVIKCVAVNEQLRGENLSARLLAEVEHAALERGHFHLFLCTRPCNRERFARSGFWPIAQSGNNAVLMENTPQGIERYCRSLRAKRKCGENIGAIVMNANPFTLGHRHLVEQAATRCDALHLFVVREDASFFPFSARLEMVRAGVAHLPNVVVHEGSQYIISRATFPAYFLKETGKVQQAWSEIDVLIFRDFIAPALGITHRFIGSEPFCDITRQYNQTLHDLLASHIEVVEMPRIKATGNAISASEVRRLLKTQQFSRIREIVPDSTFAHLEAHYRASAEVA; encoded by the coding sequence ATGCACTCGCAACTCCCTATCGACTTTCGTCAGACGATTGTCGCGCAACACCCGGAACGCTTGAGCCAGATTCGCTATCTGCTGGCGGACAGCGGCCTGGGGCTGGACAACGACATCACGCTGTTTGTCGAAGCCTGGTCCGGCTCGCAGCTGGTAGGTTGCGCAGGGCTTGCTGCCAACGTCATCAAATGCGTGGCGGTCAACGAGCAGCTTCGGGGCGAGAACCTCAGCGCGCGGCTGCTGGCAGAGGTGGAACATGCGGCGCTGGAGCGCGGCCATTTTCACCTCTTCCTCTGCACCCGTCCGTGCAACCGGGAGCGTTTTGCCCGTAGCGGCTTCTGGCCGATTGCCCAGAGCGGGAACAACGCGGTGCTGATGGAGAACACCCCGCAGGGGATCGAACGCTACTGCCGTTCCCTGCGCGCGAAGCGCAAGTGCGGGGAGAACATTGGCGCGATAGTGATGAACGCCAATCCGTTCACCCTCGGCCATCGCCACCTGGTGGAGCAGGCGGCGACGCGGTGCGACGCCCTGCATCTGTTCGTGGTGCGTGAAGACGCCTCGTTCTTCCCGTTCAGCGCGCGCCTCGAGATGGTGCGCGCGGGCGTGGCGCATCTGCCGAACGTGGTGGTGCACGAAGGCTCGCAGTACATCATCTCCCGCGCCACCTTCCCGGCCTACTTCCTGAAGGAGACCGGCAAAGTGCAGCAGGCGTGGAGCGAGATTGACGTGCTGATCTTCCGGGACTTCATCGCCCCGGCGCTCGGCATCACGCACCGCTTCATCGGCTCGGAGCCGTTTTGCGATATCACCCGCCAGTACAACCAGACGCTGCACGATCTGCTGGCCTCGCATATTGAGGTGGTGGAAATGCCGCGCATCAAGGCCACCGGCAACGCCATTTCGGCGTCTGAAGTGCGCCGTTTACTCAAGACACAGCAGTTTTCCCGGATCCGGGAGATTGTCCCGGACTCCACCTTCGCGCATCTCGAAGCACACTATCGTGCGAGTGCGGAAGTCGCATAA
- a CDS encoding ornithine decarboxylase, with the protein MKTMKIAVSRELLSIVSTHREKVTLDNTDFTDVAAVVITTAESRSGILALLKRTGFQLPVFIFSQEPADVPDGATAVISGKAQELLELETAASRYEENLLPPFFDTLSQYVEMGNSTFACPGHQHGAFFKKHPAGRQFYDFFGENVFRADMCNADVKLGDLLIHEGSAKHAQKFAAKVFNADKTYFVLNGTSAANKVVTNALLTRGDLVLFDRNNHKSNHHGALIQAGATPVYLEAARNPFGFIGGIDDHCFDEAYLRDLIREAAPEKADEPRPFRLAIIQLGTYDGTIYNARQVIDKIGHLCDYILFDSAWVGYEQFIPMMAETSPLLLELNENDPGIFVTQSVHKQQAGFSQTSQIHKKDNHIRGQARFCPHKRLNNAFMLHASTSPFYPLFAALDVNAKIHEGESGRRLWAECVELGIEARKAIVANCHMIKPFIPPVVAGRPWQDHPTHAIASELRFFSFEPGAKWHGFEGYAREQYFVDPCKLLLTTPGIDAETGEYTDFGIPATILAHYLRENGIVPEKCDLNSILFLLTPAESSEKLSQLVAMLGQFEQHIEDDTPLEDVLPTIFQKYPVRYRDYTLRQLCQEMHDLYVSFDVKDLQKAMFRKESLPEVVMNPQDANRAYIRGDVELVRIRDAAGRIAAEGALPYPPGVLCVVPGEVWGGAVQRYFLALEEGINLLPGFSPELQGVYSEKDADGIKRLYGYVLR; encoded by the coding sequence ATGAAAACCATGAAAATTGCCGTCAGCCGCGAGCTGCTCTCCATTGTGTCTACGCACCGCGAAAAGGTGACGCTGGACAACACTGATTTTACCGATGTGGCGGCCGTCGTCATCACAACAGCTGAAAGTCGCAGCGGCATTCTTGCACTGTTGAAACGCACGGGCTTTCAGCTACCGGTGTTTATTTTCTCGCAGGAGCCAGCGGACGTACCCGACGGCGCCACGGCGGTCATCTCGGGTAAAGCACAGGAGCTTCTGGAACTGGAGACCGCTGCCAGCCGTTACGAAGAGAACCTGCTGCCGCCCTTTTTCGACACCCTGAGCCAGTATGTGGAGATGGGCAACAGCACTTTTGCCTGTCCGGGCCACCAGCACGGGGCCTTTTTCAAAAAACACCCGGCAGGGCGACAGTTCTATGATTTCTTCGGTGAGAACGTGTTTCGCGCCGATATGTGCAATGCCGACGTGAAGCTGGGCGATCTGCTGATCCATGAAGGGTCCGCCAAGCACGCGCAAAAGTTCGCGGCAAAAGTGTTCAACGCGGACAAAACCTACTTTGTGCTAAACGGCACGTCAGCGGCCAACAAGGTGGTGACCAACGCGCTGCTGACCCGCGGTGACCTGGTGCTTTTCGACCGCAATAACCACAAATCTAATCATCACGGGGCGCTGATCCAGGCGGGCGCCACGCCGGTTTATCTTGAGGCCGCGCGTAACCCGTTTGGCTTTATTGGCGGGATTGACGACCACTGCTTTGACGAGGCCTATCTGCGGGATCTTATCCGTGAGGCGGCGCCGGAGAAGGCCGACGAGCCGCGTCCGTTCCGCCTGGCGATCATTCAGCTTGGCACCTACGACGGGACGATCTACAACGCCCGCCAGGTGATCGACAAGATCGGCCATCTGTGTGACTACATCCTCTTTGATTCCGCATGGGTGGGCTACGAGCAGTTTATTCCGATGATGGCGGAAACGTCCCCGCTCTTGCTGGAATTGAACGAGAACGATCCGGGAATTTTCGTGACCCAGTCGGTGCATAAACAGCAGGCCGGGTTCTCGCAAACGTCGCAGATCCATAAAAAGGATAACCACATCCGCGGTCAGGCGCGTTTCTGCCCGCACAAGCGGCTGAACAACGCGTTTATGCTGCACGCTTCCACCAGCCCGTTTTATCCGCTGTTCGCAGCGCTGGATGTGAATGCCAAGATCCACGAAGGGGAGAGCGGACGACGGCTGTGGGCGGAGTGCGTCGAACTGGGGATTGAAGCGCGCAAGGCGATCGTTGCGAATTGCCATATGATCAAACCGTTTATCCCACCGGTGGTGGCGGGGCGGCCGTGGCAGGATCATCCGACGCACGCCATCGCCAGCGAGCTGCGTTTCTTCAGCTTTGAGCCGGGGGCCAAATGGCACGGGTTTGAGGGCTATGCCCGCGAGCAGTACTTTGTCGACCCGTGCAAGCTCCTGCTGACCACGCCGGGTATCGATGCTGAAACCGGGGAATACACGGATTTCGGGATCCCGGCGACGATTCTGGCGCACTACCTGCGCGAAAACGGCATCGTGCCGGAGAAATGCGATCTTAACTCGATCCTGTTCCTGCTGACGCCTGCCGAAAGCAGCGAGAAGCTGTCGCAGCTGGTGGCGATGCTGGGACAGTTTGAACAGCATATTGAAGACGACACGCCGCTGGAGGACGTGCTGCCGACGATCTTCCAGAAATATCCGGTGCGCTACCGGGATTACACCCTCCGCCAGCTGTGTCAGGAGATGCACGATCTCTACGTCAGCTTTGACGTGAAAGATCTGCAGAAGGCGATGTTCCGCAAGGAGAGCCTGCCTGAGGTAGTGATGAACCCGCAGGATGCGAATCGGGCCTATATTCGCGGTGACGTGGAGCTGGTTCGCATACGGGATGCCGCAGGGCGCATTGCTGCTGAAGGGGCGCTTCCCTATCCGCCAGGCGTGCTGTGCGTGGTGCCGGGTGAGGTCTGGGGCGGGGCGGTACAGCGTTACTTCCTGGCGCTGGAGGAGGGCATCAACCTGCTGCCGGGCTTCTCGCCGGAGCTGCAGGGGGTTTACAGCGAGAAGGATGCCGACGGGATTAAGCGGCTTTATGGGTATGTGTTGAGATAG
- the citD gene encoding citrate lyase acyl carrier protein, whose amino-acid sequence MKIVREALAGTQESSDLMVKIAPAHGELEIVIHSEVIKQFGDQIRQVVSDTLCAMNVHQGLIIIEDKGALDCVIRARLQSALLRAADEQAVNGGALK is encoded by the coding sequence ATGAAAATTGTAAGGGAGGCGCTGGCCGGAACGCAGGAGTCCAGCGACCTGATGGTGAAAATCGCCCCCGCTCACGGCGAGCTGGAGATTGTCATCCACAGTGAAGTGATTAAGCAGTTTGGCGACCAAATTCGCCAGGTCGTCAGCGACACATTGTGCGCCATGAACGTGCACCAGGGATTAATCATTATTGAAGACAAAGGGGCGCTGGACTGCGTGATCCGCGCCCGCCTGCAAAGCGCGCTTCTGCGTGCAGCAGATGAACAGGCCGTCAACGGGGGGGCGCTGAAATGA
- the citE gene encoding citrate (pro-3S)-lyase subunit beta, giving the protein MSKLRRSMLFLPGANAAMLSTAFIYRPDSIMFDLEDAVALREKDTARMLVFHALQHPMYQDIETVVRINPLSTPFGLLDLEAAVHAGVDVIRLPKTDTPEDIYELEGHLERIERECGREVGSTRVMAAIESAIGVINAVAIARSSPRLIGIALAAFDYVMDMQTERGDGTELFYARCAVLHAARAAGIDAFDVVWSDVNDEAGFLREVDLIRKMGFNGKSLINPRQIDLLHNAYAPTQEEVDHAKRVIEAAEEGERNGLGVVSLNGKMVDAPIINHAQVVLERAAASGVRR; this is encoded by the coding sequence ATGAGTAAACTCCGCCGCAGTATGCTGTTCCTGCCCGGCGCTAACGCCGCCATGCTCTCCACCGCATTTATCTACCGCCCAGACTCCATCATGTTTGACCTTGAAGATGCGGTCGCCCTGCGTGAGAAAGACACTGCGCGCATGCTGGTGTTCCACGCGCTACAGCACCCGATGTATCAGGATATTGAAACCGTGGTGCGCATTAACCCGTTGAGCACGCCGTTTGGCCTGCTGGATCTGGAAGCCGCCGTGCATGCTGGCGTGGATGTGATCCGCCTGCCGAAAACCGATACGCCGGAAGATATTTACGAGCTGGAAGGCCACCTGGAGCGCATTGAACGTGAATGCGGGCGCGAGGTTGGCTCCACTCGCGTAATGGCGGCGATCGAGTCGGCCATTGGCGTCATCAACGCCGTGGCGATCGCCCGCAGCTCCCCGCGCTTAATTGGCATCGCGCTGGCGGCCTTTGACTACGTGATGGATATGCAGACCGAACGCGGCGACGGCACCGAGCTGTTCTATGCCCGCTGTGCCGTACTTCATGCTGCCCGCGCCGCAGGTATCGACGCCTTCGACGTCGTCTGGTCAGACGTTAACGACGAGGCCGGGTTCCTGCGCGAGGTCGATCTGATCCGCAAGATGGGCTTCAACGGCAAATCGCTGATTAACCCGCGCCAGATTGACCTGCTGCATAACGCCTATGCCCCGACGCAGGAAGAGGTGGATCACGCGAAACGGGTGATTGAAGCCGCAGAAGAAGGTGAGCGCAACGGCCTCGGCGTGGTGTCGCTCAACGGCAAAATGGTCGATGCCCCGATTATCAACCACGCGCAGGTGGTGCTCGAACGCGCGGCGGCCTCCGGCGTGCGTCGTTAA
- a CDS encoding 2-hydroxycarboxylate transporter family protein → MSTTDDSFSVTHDPIEIQRPSLKERWWHIMDTWKIGIIPLPLFVLAGVLIAIDCLGGKLPSDIVVMVATLAFFGFACGEFGKRLPIVGKLGAAAICATFIPSALVYYGLLPDVVVESTTKFYKSTNILYLYICCIIVGSIMSMNRTVLIQGFLRIFFPMLCGEIVGMLVGMGVGLALGLEPFQIFFFIILPIMAGGVGEGAIPLSIGYATLLHMDQGVALGRVLPMVMLGGLTAIIISGCLNQLGKRYPHLTGEGQLMPNRANADTTVSQPAFSGKADVTTIASGALLAVLLYMLGMLGHKLIGLPAPVGMLFMAVLVKLCNGASPRLLEGSQVVYKFFQTSVTYPILFAVGVAITPWQELMNAFTVSNLLVIVSTVSALVATGFFVGKKIGMHPIDVAIVSCCQSGQGGTGDVAILTAGNRMSLMPFAQIATRIGGAINVSVSLLVLGNFLV, encoded by the coding sequence ATGAGCACGACTGACGATTCTTTCTCTGTTACCCACGACCCGATTGAAATTCAGCGACCTTCGCTCAAAGAGCGGTGGTGGCATATTATGGATACCTGGAAAATTGGGATTATTCCTCTGCCGCTGTTCGTTCTGGCGGGCGTGCTGATTGCGATTGATTGCCTGGGCGGAAAACTGCCGAGCGATATCGTGGTCATGGTGGCAACGCTGGCCTTCTTCGGCTTTGCCTGCGGCGAGTTTGGCAAACGCCTGCCGATTGTCGGCAAGCTCGGCGCGGCGGCGATTTGCGCCACCTTTATCCCTTCCGCGCTGGTCTATTATGGCCTGCTTCCGGACGTGGTGGTCGAGTCCACCACTAAGTTCTACAAATCCACCAACATTCTCTATCTCTACATCTGCTGCATTATCGTCGGCAGCATCATGAGCATGAACCGCACGGTGCTGATTCAGGGCTTCCTGCGCATTTTTTTCCCGATGTTATGCGGTGAAATCGTTGGCATGCTGGTAGGGATGGGCGTCGGCCTGGCGCTGGGTCTTGAGCCATTCCAGATCTTCTTCTTTATCATTCTGCCGATTATGGCGGGCGGCGTCGGGGAAGGGGCAATCCCGCTTTCCATCGGCTATGCCACCCTGCTGCACATGGATCAGGGCGTGGCGCTTGGCCGCGTGCTGCCGATGGTGATGCTCGGCGGTCTGACGGCAATCATTATCTCCGGCTGTCTGAACCAGCTCGGTAAACGCTACCCGCACCTGACCGGTGAAGGCCAGCTGATGCCTAACCGCGCGAATGCCGATACCACCGTCTCTCAGCCTGCGTTTTCCGGCAAAGCGGACGTCACCACTATCGCCTCCGGCGCGCTGCTGGCAGTGCTGCTCTACATGCTGGGCATGCTTGGCCACAAGCTGATTGGCCTACCTGCCCCAGTCGGCATGCTGTTTATGGCGGTACTGGTGAAGCTCTGCAACGGCGCCTCTCCGCGCCTGCTGGAAGGCTCTCAGGTGGTGTACAAATTCTTCCAGACCTCCGTGACCTACCCAATTCTGTTTGCCGTTGGCGTGGCGATCACCCCGTGGCAGGAGCTGATGAATGCCTTTACCGTGAGCAACCTGCTGGTGATTGTCAGCACCGTCTCCGCGCTGGTGGCGACCGGCTTCTTCGTCGGTAAAAAAATTGGTATGCACCCGATTGATGTCGCCATCGTCTCCTGCTGTCAGAGCGGGCAAGGCGGTACCGGCGACGTGGCGATCCTGACCGCAGGCAACCGTATGAGCCTGATGCCGTTCGCCCAAATTGCTACCCGAATTGGCGGCGCGATTAACGTCTCCGTCTCGCTGCTGGTTCTGGGCAACTTCCTCGTCTAA
- a CDS encoding response regulator has product MQHELIDVLIVEDENELAQLHAELISKHPRLRLVGIASSLAAALAELESKQPQLMLLDNYLPDGKGITLINNPMLARANCSVIFITAASDMDTCSQAIRNGAFDYILKPVSWKRLSQSLERFVQFAEQQRVWKIVDQQNVDSLYQLQAKNYRQDNGSKGIEENTLARVQSLFNDKATHCFSVDEVVSETGLSKTTTRRYLEHCVEAGFLTVEMLYGKIGHPRRMYKRSAV; this is encoded by the coding sequence ATGCAACATGAACTTATCGACGTACTGATTGTTGAAGACGAGAACGAACTGGCGCAACTGCACGCGGAGCTGATAAGCAAACATCCGCGTCTGAGGCTGGTGGGCATTGCCTCGTCGCTGGCTGCGGCCCTGGCAGAGCTTGAAAGCAAACAGCCGCAGCTGATGCTGCTGGATAACTATCTGCCGGACGGCAAAGGTATCACGCTTATCAATAACCCCATGCTGGCCCGCGCCAACTGCTCGGTGATTTTTATTACTGCCGCCAGCGATATGGACACCTGCAGCCAGGCGATTCGCAACGGCGCTTTCGACTACATCCTCAAACCCGTCTCCTGGAAGCGCCTCAGCCAGTCGCTGGAGCGGTTTGTGCAGTTTGCGGAACAGCAGCGCGTATGGAAGATTGTCGACCAGCAAAACGTCGATTCGCTGTATCAGCTTCAGGCGAAAAACTACCGCCAGGACAACGGCAGTAAAGGCATTGAGGAAAATACGCTGGCGCGGGTGCAGTCGCTGTTTAACGACAAGGCAACGCACTGTTTTAGCGTGGATGAGGTGGTGAGTGAGACGGGGTTAAGCAAAACCACCACCCGGCGCTATCTGGAACACTGCGTGGAGGCGGGTTTTCTGACGGTGGAGATGCTGTACGGCAAGATTGGGCATCCAAGGAGGATGTACAAGCGTAGTGCGGTCTGA
- the citF gene encoding citrate lyase subunit alpha: MNQTELLHVNFPHLRDLKPFDTAHSATPWLADSEAKHNRKLCATVEEAVLRSGLQDGMTISFHHAFREGDRVINTVVALLARMGFKNLTLASSSLMTCNDALIEHIESGVITRIYTSGMRGRLADAISHGLMDEPVQIHSHGGRVKLLQDGELNIDVAFLGVPCSDEFGNANGTHGKSCCGSLGYAMVDAHFARKVVLLTEELVPFPNMPASLVQDQVDYIVQVESVGDPAKISVGAARVTSNPRELMIARYAADVIEHSGYFKPGFSMQTGSGAAATACTRFMEEKMERSGVKARFALGGITGSLVDLHEKGLIEKLLDTQCFDGQAAASLARNPNHVEISTNVYANPGSKAASCDQLDVVILSALEIDVDFNVNVITGSDGVMRGASGGHCDVAAAANLTIVVAPLLRSRIPTVVKRVTTRLTPGESIDVLVTDHGIAVNPARPEIRERLLEAGLKVVDISALYERAISLTGVPKPIEFTDKIVGVIRYRDGSVIDTVRQVKEEV; encoded by the coding sequence ATGAATCAGACAGAACTTCTCCATGTAAATTTTCCCCATTTACGGGATTTAAAACCCTTTGATACTGCGCACAGCGCGACGCCGTGGCTGGCAGACAGCGAGGCTAAACATAACCGAAAACTGTGTGCGACCGTTGAAGAGGCCGTATTACGCAGCGGTCTGCAGGACGGGATGACCATCTCCTTCCACCATGCGTTTCGCGAAGGCGACAGGGTGATTAACACCGTCGTGGCGCTGCTGGCGCGGATGGGTTTTAAAAACCTGACGCTGGCCTCCAGCTCGCTGATGACCTGCAACGACGCGCTGATCGAGCATATTGAAAGCGGCGTCATCACCCGGATTTACACCTCGGGCATGCGCGGCAGGCTGGCGGACGCCATCTCCCACGGGCTGATGGACGAGCCGGTACAAATTCACTCCCACGGCGGGCGCGTGAAGCTGCTCCAGGACGGCGAGCTGAATATTGACGTAGCGTTTCTCGGCGTGCCGTGCAGCGATGAGTTTGGCAACGCCAACGGGACGCACGGTAAATCGTGCTGCGGGTCCCTGGGCTACGCGATGGTGGACGCGCACTTTGCCCGCAAGGTGGTGCTGCTGACCGAAGAACTGGTGCCGTTCCCCAATATGCCCGCCAGCCTGGTGCAGGACCAGGTGGACTACATCGTGCAGGTGGAGAGCGTGGGCGATCCGGCGAAAATCAGCGTCGGCGCGGCGCGCGTCACCAGCAACCCGCGCGAGCTGATGATTGCCCGCTATGCGGCGGACGTGATTGAACACTCCGGCTACTTCAAACCGGGCTTCTCGATGCAGACTGGCTCCGGCGCGGCGGCGACCGCCTGCACCCGTTTTATGGAAGAGAAGATGGAGCGCAGCGGCGTGAAGGCGCGCTTTGCGCTCGGCGGCATCACCGGCAGCCTGGTGGATTTACACGAGAAGGGGCTCATCGAAAAGCTGCTCGACACCCAGTGCTTTGACGGCCAGGCGGCGGCTTCGCTGGCGCGCAACCCGAACCACGTGGAGATCTCCACCAACGTCTACGCCAACCCCGGCAGCAAGGCGGCAAGCTGTGACCAGCTCGACGTGGTGATCCTCAGCGCGCTGGAAATCGACGTCGATTTCAACGTCAACGTTATTACCGGCTCCGATGGGGTGATGCGCGGCGCGTCCGGCGGGCACTGCGACGTGGCCGCCGCGGCGAATCTGACCATTGTGGTCGCGCCGCTGCTGCGCAGCCGTATTCCGACGGTCGTGAAGCGGGTTACCACGCGCCTCACGCCGGGCGAAAGCATCGACGTGCTGGTCACCGACCACGGCATTGCGGTCAATCCGGCGCGCCCGGAGATCCGCGAGCGGCTGCTGGAGGCCGGGCTCAAAGTTGTGGACATCAGCGCGCTTTACGAGCGGGCGATTTCCCTGACCGGCGTACCGAAACCGATTGAATTTACCGACAAAATCGTCGGGGTGATCCGCTACCGCGACGGCAGCGTGATCGACACCGTACGACAGGTGAAGGAGGAAGTGTGA